Proteins encoded in a region of the Cheilinus undulatus linkage group 8, ASM1832078v1, whole genome shotgun sequence genome:
- the LOC121513477 gene encoding GTPase IMAP family member 9-like: MASSPAWGTALKAATGRRVHQTTRQSRGRTGGMRTLPQRTAGKRERHAKWETEGVKARFTPPPTAEERQNISESVRGHELRIVLVGKTGTGKSATGNTILGKKVFESKISAGSTTVDCSKGRGMVDGQKVAVIDTPGLFDTRFDMEKTSKEMGKSIPFAAPGPHVFAVVIRLGTFTPEEKEAVQRIQQIFGQAADKYSMVIFTGGDELEMEEATIEGFLEKSQDLQELVKRCHDRYHVINNRNKTDRSQVSQLILKIRNMVAMNGGSHYTNNMFQEAERALEAEKQRILKQEQEQIRREMERQRKELEDKYKKALEEDMKIIQEEYEAEATEAAKRSCCCVIQ; encoded by the exons ATGGCCAGTTCACCTGCCTGGGGTACGGCGCTGAAAGCCGCAACAGGAAGGAGAGTCCACCAAACTACTCggcagagcagaggaaggaCCGGAGGCATGCGCACGTTACCACAGCGGACCGCTGGGAAAAGGGAGAGACACGCTAAGTGGGAAACTGAAGGGGTGAAAGCACGCTTCACCCCTCCCCCA acagctgaagagagacaaaaCATATCAGAGAGTGTAAGAGGACAT GAGCTGAGAATCGTCCTTGTGGGAAAGACTGGCACTGGCAAGAGTGCAACTGGAAACACCATTCTGGGGAAAAAGGTTTTTGAATCAAAGATCAGCGCCGGGTCGACGACCGTGGACTGCTCTAAGGGCAGAGGGATGGTGGATGGACAGAAAGTAGCTGTCATCGATACTCCAGGTTTGTTTGACACCAGATTCGACATGGAAAAGACATCcaaagaaatgggcaaatccatccCTTTCGCTGCTCCTGGACCCCACGTGTTTGCTGTGGTCATCAGGCTgggcacattcacaccagaggagaaggaggcagTGCAAAGGATTCAACAAATCTTCGGTCAGGCAGCTGACAAATACAGCATGGTTATCTTCACTGGTGGAGACGAGTTGGAGATGGAAGAGGCCACGATTGAGGGGTTTCTGGAAAAAAGTCAAGACCTGCAAGAGCTGGTGAAACGATGTCATGATCGGTACCATGTCATCaataacagaaacaaaacagatcGATCTCAGGTCAGCCAGCTGATCCTGAAAATCAGAAACATGGTGGCCATGAACGGAGGAAGCCACTACACCAACAACATGTTCCAGGAGGCCGAGAGGGCACTGGAAGCGGAGAAACAACGCATCCTGAAGCAGGAACAAGAGCAAATCCGCAGA GAAatggagagacagaggaaggaACTTGAggacaaatacaaaaaagctCTGGAGGAGGACATGAAGATAATTCAGGAAGAGTATGAGGCTGAGGCCACAGAGGCAGCAAAGAGGAGCTGCTGCTGTGTCATACAGTAG